A window of Haliscomenobacter hydrossis DSM 1100 contains these coding sequences:
- a CDS encoding DsrE family protein, producing the protein MKQLLVLLFVLSIAQLAGAQSHQTLSDEGYQDNKIVFQVVTQDTLAHKALMKQLNNIRSVAPNTPIEVVCHGPGLYMLVKDRCVVQKQLKEQSAKGIVFVACEFSLKERNVAKDDIVAEANFVRSGALEIATKQTKGWSYLKAGF; encoded by the coding sequence ATGAAACAATTGCTTGTTTTGCTTTTTGTGCTTTCGATTGCCCAACTTGCCGGTGCCCAGTCCCACCAAACCCTTAGCGACGAGGGCTACCAGGACAATAAAATCGTATTTCAGGTGGTAACGCAGGATACCTTAGCACACAAGGCTTTGATGAAACAATTGAACAATATCCGTTCGGTAGCTCCCAACACGCCCATTGAAGTGGTGTGTCACGGACCTGGTTTGTACATGTTGGTAAAAGACCGCTGTGTCGTCCAGAAACAGCTCAAAGAACAAAGTGCAAAAGGCATCGTTTTCGTGGCTTGCGAATTTTCCCTGAAAGAACGGAATGTAGCCAAAGATGATATCGTCGCGGAAGCCAACTTTGTAAGATCCGGTGCCTTGGAAATTGCCACCAAACAGACCAAAGGCTGGAGTTATTTGAAGGCAGGATTTTAG
- the nadA gene encoding quinolinate synthase NadA, whose translation MDAIAVAQQTLTQKGYLDLEVDPTLDLFEEINRLKKEKNAIILAHYYQEPDIQDIADYIGDSLGLSREAANTDADIIVFAGVHFMAETAKMLSPQKKVLLPDLKAGCSLADSAPAPLFKKFLEKYPDHVVVSYVNCSAELKTLTDICCTSTNAVDVINSIPLDQKIIFAPDKNLGAYLIKKTGRDMVLWNGACMVHEIFSNEKITKLMLRHPHAEFIAHPECEEHILAKASYIGSTTGLLKYTQKSPAKEFIVATEAGILHQMQKASPDKVFIPAPPENNCACNECPYMRLNTLEKLYLCMKHELPEIILPDWVIQQGRVCIDRMLEISQKAGHIH comes from the coding sequence ATGGATGCCATCGCAGTTGCACAACAAACCTTGACGCAAAAAGGCTACCTCGACCTGGAGGTAGATCCTACCCTGGATCTCTTCGAGGAAATCAATCGCCTGAAGAAAGAAAAAAATGCCATCATCCTGGCCCACTACTACCAGGAACCCGACATTCAAGACATTGCCGATTACATTGGCGACAGCCTCGGGCTTTCACGGGAAGCGGCCAATACGGATGCCGATATCATCGTTTTTGCCGGAGTACACTTTATGGCCGAAACCGCCAAAATGCTTTCTCCACAAAAAAAGGTGTTGTTGCCCGACTTAAAGGCAGGTTGCTCGCTGGCCGATTCCGCTCCAGCTCCCTTGTTCAAAAAGTTTTTGGAAAAATACCCCGATCACGTAGTGGTGAGCTACGTCAATTGTTCGGCAGAACTCAAAACCCTGACCGATATTTGTTGTACTTCGACCAATGCAGTGGACGTGATCAACAGCATCCCTCTGGATCAAAAAATTATATTCGCTCCCGATAAAAACCTCGGCGCGTACCTGATCAAAAAGACGGGTCGTGACATGGTACTTTGGAACGGCGCTTGTATGGTGCACGAGATTTTTTCCAATGAAAAAATCACGAAATTGATGCTGCGGCACCCCCATGCAGAGTTCATTGCACACCCGGAGTGTGAAGAACACATCCTCGCTAAAGCAAGCTACATCGGCTCTACTACTGGGCTGCTCAAATACACCCAAAAAAGCCCAGCTAAAGAATTTATCGTGGCTACCGAGGCCGGTATCCTGCACCAGATGCAAAAAGCGTCACCGGATAAAGTATTCATCCCCGCGCCGCCCGAAAACAATTGTGCATGCAACGAATGCCCCTACATGCGCCTCAATACCCTGGAAAAACTGTACCTGTGCATGAAACACGAATTGCCGGAAATCATACTCCCGGACTGGGTAATCCAGCAAGGTCGGGTGTGTATTGATCGGATGTTGGAGATTTCGCAAAAGGCGGGACACATCCACTAA
- a CDS encoding response regulator yields the protein MEKINLAIVEDDPLIRESLENFLTEHPSLKIGLIAKSMEEFLEAIKDAASRPALDLLLLDIELPGMSGIQGIYHIKQKYPDLDIVMLTTFEEEEKIFNSLCAGACSYISKRTPLVTIREAIFTVHRGGSYMSPSIARKIAQHFMPKERKEGELLSLRQKEIVQGIVDGLSYKMIADKLDISIDTVRDHIKRIYRALEVNSKAEVIRKSLEGEI from the coding sequence ATGGAAAAGATCAATTTGGCAATCGTGGAAGACGACCCCCTGATTCGGGAAAGTCTGGAAAATTTTCTAACGGAGCACCCCTCGCTGAAAATAGGGCTCATTGCCAAAAGCATGGAGGAGTTCCTGGAAGCCATCAAAGATGCAGCTTCCAGGCCCGCGCTGGATCTACTACTCCTGGACATTGAACTGCCCGGCATGTCGGGCATCCAGGGCATCTACCACATCAAACAAAAATACCCGGACTTGGACATCGTCATGCTGACCACCTTTGAAGAAGAAGAAAAAATCTTCAATTCCCTGTGTGCCGGCGCTTGTTCTTACATTTCCAAACGAACGCCTCTGGTCACAATCAGGGAGGCCATTTTTACGGTTCACCGTGGGGGATCGTACATGTCGCCCTCCATAGCGCGCAAAATTGCCCAGCATTTTATGCCCAAAGAGCGAAAAGAAGGTGAATTGCTATCGCTGCGGCAAAAGGAAATTGTACAAGGCATCGTAGACGGCTTGAGTTACAAAATGATTGCCGACAAACTCGACATTTCCATCGACACCGTACGCGACCACATCAAGCGGATCTACCGGGCACTGGAGGTAAACAGCAAGGCGGAGGTGATCCGGAAGTCTTTGGAAGGGGAGATTTGA